The Pyxidicoccus xibeiensis sequence GCGTGCTGCTCCCGGTCCTCTTCGGCGAGTGTCTGCTCGAAACCGCCGCGTGCTGCGTAGAGCGTGAGCACATCGAGCGCGCTCCAGCCGGGTGCCGTTCGGTCGGTCGCGAATAGCTCGTAGACGACGTCGCCAGCGCGATGGCCGACCGCCGGAGCGCCAGCCTCGGGCGCAGGGGACGCAGTGACGACGAGCCGAGTGGGGACCCGTAGCGTGGGGTCCGCACCCGCCGTCCATGCGACGACTCCAACGTCGTAGACCGTCCGCAGCGTGCCCGTCTCCGGCTGCACGAAGCGCAGCGTGCTCGGCGTGCCCAGCTGCGCTTGGACCTCAGGCATTTCGAGCAATCGGTAGTCACAGCAGCGCACCACGTACCCGAGACCCGCCTGACTCATCGCCCACGCGTAGCGTGCGAAACCGTAGAGGCCGTCGAGCCGCAGGACTCCGGCGGTGGGCGGCAGGCCGCGGGCGTGGAGATAGGCGACAATCGCAGCGCATGAGCGTTCGAGTTCCACGAAGGCCTCGCCGTTGCCGGGGTGGCCGAACGTGCCAAGCCACTCGTGGGTATGCGCCTGCTGGATGACCGTGCGCGTGCGCGTCACCTCGCCACGCTTGCGCCCGGCGTAACCCGGTGCGCAGAGCGGGACGAGGCGGCGGCGTACCGGGGGATGCGCCGCCGTGGAGACGACCTGGCGTTGCCGCGCGACCTGGCGCGTGCCGTCGATGTCGAAGACGAGCTGCCGGTGGCCCGCCCGGTCGATGAGGCCGCCCGTGCGGCTGGCGGTGAGCCCGTGGGCACACAAGTTGTGGAAGAGCATCGCGCGCAGGGCCTCAAGTGCGCTCGCGGGAACGGCGGCGAGAAAGCGGCTGAGGGCCGCGCGCGAAGGCAGTCGCTCGCGTTGCCAGAGCGCGGCGAGTGCGGCAGCGCATGGCGTCATCGCGGTGAACAGCGCCGCCAGCGTGCGCTCGCCGCTGACGGTGTAGGCGAGCAGCACGAGCACGAAGTCGCACACCTCGAAGTGGCCCATCCGCCCACGCGGCACCAGCACCTTCGTTTGCAGCGCATGAAGGAGCCCGCTGTCCCGCCAGTGCTTCAGCAGGAGCACGGCCTCGGGAAGCCATGTCGGCAATGCGAGCATCGGGTGAGATGGCGTCTCGACGGTCGCGGCGGGACTCTCTTGCATCCCTGGAGGTCGCTTCATGGCAGCTCTCCTGGTCACGAAAGACCCGAAGAAAGCTCTCATCACGTCTGCAACACCAGCCGGCGACGCAGGAAGACGCGGGACACGTGAACGCCCTTACATCACGGCCAACACCGCATGCTCACTAGCGAAAATCTCGTTGCGCATCTCGTGGGCGGGCTGGTCCGGAATGGGTGCTCACCATCGCCGGAATACGCAGCCAGGCCATTCCCGGAACAGGCAGGTGTGAGGGCTACATCTGCGGTTCTCACAAATTCATTATCACCGACAACAGCTCCTGCCAGGCTGCGGTCGACAACTGCGCCCTCAACGCCAACCAGAACCCCCATGCGAGTTTTCTCTGTACCTGGAAGGGCACTGAGGTCTCCCGCAGGGAGCGGGTTTCCGGCATCTGTCAGGGCCTGGCCTGAGCTCGAGCCTCGCGGGTGGGAGTCAATCCTTGAGCTTCATCCACGCCGGCATGCACACAGGGGGGCGGTCCCCATAGGCGCGCGCGCAGTAGAACCCCTTTCCACAGGAGTCGGGAATCGCGGCGTCGCAGGTCGGCCGGCATTGCAACATGCCGCAGGCGCTTCCCTCGGGGCAGGCGGGTGGACGGTCCCCGCCGCATCGCCGGACACACTCCATCCACGTCTCCCCTGGGGCCTGGGGGAATGTGGCCACGTCGCATTGCGTGCAGGTGGCGTCATCCTGGCAGTTGGCGCCGTACACGACGGCGCACGCCGAGGCCCCGTCCTCGTGCCGCACGCAGTGCTGCCCCTCCGGGCAGCTCCGGTCCGCACACGTTGGAAGGCACAGTGGCTCGGGCGCCACGTCCGCGCAGAAGAAGCCCTCGGGACAGCCCTGCGTGGCTTCCCTCGCGCAGGGCCGTCCGCACCAACCCTCTCCGCCGCACAGCAGGTCAGGTCCACATGCGGTCTGCCGGGTCGTGGGGGTGTCCCAGCATGGCTCCCCTTCCTGGCGCACGCCCACCGGAATGCACAGTCGCACCAGCCGTCCTCCGCCCACGGACCCCACGCTCCGGCACACCTCTCCCGCCGGGCACTGTGGGTCCGTCGTGCACTGGCTGTCGGTACACAAGGTCAACCGCCTTCGCGTGTCGGACAGGCAGCTCAGCGGCAGCTCGCACTCTGAATTGTCACGGCAGTTCCGGTAGTACGTCTGCAGGCGCATCTTCTCCTCGAACTCGAGGACGGGGCTGATGAACGTGGCTTCCGGCGCGAGGCGCTGCCGAGGGTCGCTCCCCGCGCTGAGCAGCAGCACCACCAGCGGCACTGGCAGCAGCAGTCCGATGACCGTGCCAGCGACAGCGCGCGTGCTCATTCTTCTTCCTCGGCCATCTGCGCTGCGGCTTCCTCGGGGTTCGCCATGGCCCAGTGGCACAGCGCCGTGTCCTGCCGGCCGCGTGAACAGTATCTGCGGTAGAGAGGGCTCGAACGGCTGGTGTCCAGCTGGTTCTTCTGGTCCTTATCCAGGGCACGGTCGAGCGTGCCACCCTCGCCGAACGTCTGGGAGCAGCCCGCCAGCGTAGCGGCCGTCAGTGCCCATCGTCCTGCCGTCTTCCAGTCCATGGCTCCTCCCGCTCGTCGGGCGATGCTACCATTTCCGCGCTGGCCCACCGGCGAAGCTCGGAGGACAGGTCGGGCCGCCGTGGGCATGGGGAATTTGTGCCTTGGTGCAAGGGATCAGGCCGCTTGCCATTCGTTTGGTATAGGCTGGAACCCCGAGTGCAGTGTGGAATGTGTGTATGGCGCGCAAGGTCTGTCTGGATGATTTGTCCAATGACAATCACCAAGGATCCAGAGAAGCCAATCCCGACGACGTTCGAGTTCAACATCGGTCTCTGGCCATCGAACCGGCTGAGCTTCCGCGACTTCGTGGAAAGAAATGGTGTCGGTCTTCGGACGGAGCCTTTCAAGGGCTGGAGATTCGTGCGGTTGCGTGACGTGTCATTAGAGGGGCGGTGCATGCCGCATGGCCGCAACTTCTCAAGGAAATGAAGATGCTCGCGAGCGCCGTCGATACGCACAAGAAGAACGAGCAAGCTGTGGCATCGAAGCGCCGCGTGGATGGAGTGCGCCGCCGGAATTCGCAGCCGGTACGTGCCCGTTGGCGGTGACGCTCCACCTGCGGGAGGCGTCGTGCTCGCTGGAGGAGGAGTAATTGTCGCTGAGCAGCTGTGCCCACCGACGTCGCCTGTACCCGGACGAAGTGCAAGGATGAGCCGGAGAAGTGCCCTGTCTGCGGCATCCTCCCCAACCCCACACCCGGCCGCCGCCCCCATATCTGTCTCCGCCGCGGGGGCCGAAGGACGCGGAGACGCTGCCTCCGCTCACGCTGTTCAATCGAACGAGCCTCGTCGTGAAGGGGGCCCGCGTCTATCAACTCCCGGATGGCTCGCACCGGCATCTCGACACGCTCCACAAGGGGAGGGGCGCGGAGATAGAGACCTACAATGGCCGGGGCCACCACATGGGAGCCATCTGCCCGCAGTGTGGTGCGCTCAAGCCGGGCTCCATCGTTCCCGGTCGAAGGCTGGAGAGATAGCCGGGGTGCGACGCCCTCCACGAGGAAGGACCGAGCATGGTGTCGTTGAAGCCTCTTCGAGAGGCGAAATTCCAGGATGACGTCTACAAGGTCTGGGTCCGGGGCTCCCGGCCGGAGCTCGTCCTGAATGCCGGCTACACGGGGCTGCGAGTCGTCTCCTGTCCATCCGGCGAAGTCCTGCGGGAGTTCGCCTTCCCGGAGCCCATCGAGAGCTTCCCCATCGAGTCGGGAGCCATTTCTCCCGATGGCAGCCGCTGCTGTCTCTTCGGAAGAGAGGACTCCTTCGCATTGGAGGTGGAGTTCCAGGAGGGGGCGATGCGCAGGGTCGCGCTCTCGTCCCACATGGGGACACCCTCGGGGCTGTGCTGGTTCGCACCGGCTCTTCATGTGTGGGACCACCAGCAGGTCGAATGGTACGTGGGACACGACCGCTTCATGCCCGTGAAGGAAGAGTGGCAGCGGGAGGCTGTGCCCCAGGACTTCCGGGCAGCGCTCAGGGGGCTGTCAGGCTTCACCGTGACGAAGATGCATCCGGGCTGGCAGGGCTTCTATGTCCTCTCGGAGGATGGAGAGCGTATCGGCTACATCCCTCGCGAGGGGCGCTCGCTGCTGGCCTCCCAGGACGGGAGCGCCATTGATGCCACCCACCATGGCGAGCACCTCTTCGTGTGCTTCGAGAACGAGGTCGTCCACCATGGCGGGAGCCAGCAGCAGGTCGTCCTCCGGGCCAGCCCTGACGAGTTCTTCCTCTCCGTGAACATGGTCGAGGTCGAAGGACAGCCCCTGCTGTGCCTTCTGACGTCGTCCCAGGACTACACGCTGTCCGTCCTCAAGTTCTTCGAGCTCGCACCCTGAGCGGAGCGGCCCGGAACGGTCGACGGCCGAGGTCATCCCCTCAGGCCCGACGCCTCACGCCGGGCTCCCCATCCCCCCCGCCCCCAGTGCGCGCAGCAGTGCATGCACCTCCGCGGGGGGCGCGGCGCGGTCCATCCAGGTGATGCCGCGCGCCCGCGCCGTCAGCGGAGGCCGCACCGTGTGGAGCGCGCACGCCGTGCGCGGGTAGCGCGCGCGCACCTGCTCCAGCAGGTCCAGTCCGTCACCATCCGGCAACAAGTCACCGCTCACCACCACCGCGGGAGGCTCCTCCCGCACGAGGGCGAGCGCCTCCGCCACGCCCCGCGCGAAGCGCTTGCACCCCGGCAGGTCCCGCACGAGACGCCGCAGCGCCGCGAGAGAGCGAGGGTCTTCGTCTACGAACAGGAAGGTCAGCATGTTCTTCGCGCCCATCGCCGGATGACCTGTGCGGTTGGCCTGATGCACGAGGTCACTTGCCGTTAAGACTACCCAGGAAGTTCTTGGATGCCAACCTCTCAAGTCATATCGACATAGGCGGACCCGGTAGGTTAACGAACATGGAAAAGACCCTCGCATCCCGGCTCGGAGGAGCAGCGCGCCTCGCACGGACCCGCCTGAACCTGACCCAGGCGGACGTCGCGGAGCGCATCGGCATCGCGAGCGAAGTCTATGGCCGACTGGAGCGCGGCCACATGCTGCCGAGCATCCAGACGTTCCGACGACTGTGCGTGGTGCTCTCCATCTCCGCCGACGAGGCGCTGGGCCTCAAGCCGTCTCAAGAGGTGAAGTGGGCGGCCGAGCCGCCCAGCGACTACGGCGAGTCCGCCGAGCTGCGCCGCCTCATGCGCCGCGCCCGCCAGCTGGACCGCAGCTCCATCCGCATCCTCAGCGTGCTCGCCGCCCAGTTCAAGCCCAAGGGCGGCTGAAGCCCGCCTGCCGCTCATCGCCTGCTTCCCTCCTCACCCAGCCGCGCCAGCCGCTCACGCAGCCGCTTCGCCGAAGGAAAGCCGTGGAAGAGCACCACCTGCGGGTGGGCCTCCAGCGCCTCGCGCTCCCCGGCCTCCTTCGCCAGCGCCCGGTCCACGCCCAGCAGCAGCCCGCCGTCCGGCCGTGAGCGCAGCTCCTCCAGCCTGCGCGCCAGCGGCCGCGCGTGCCACGCGTGGAACAGCTCCAGCGCCACCTCCCGCCGCGACTCGCGGTGGCGGAACGTCAGGTCCGGCACGCACAGCCCGGAGGCGCCCATGTGCCGGGGCAGGGGCGTGAGGTCCAGCTCCCACGCGTCGTCCTGGAAGCCCTGGGCCAGCGACGCCACCTCCTCCGGCAGGTGCCCCAGCGAGGCCGGCAGCGGCGACAGCAGCGGGTCCTTGTCGCTCAGCGCCAGCGTGGCCTGCTTGCGCGCCGTCTCCACCGTGGCCGTCAGCTCCCAGCGCGCCAGCACCGGCACCACGGACAGGAAGGACGCCAACTGCAGCCCGTACTTCTTCTGCAGCGCCAGCATGGCACCGGGGCCCTCCACCTCCAGGGACCAGTCCTCGCCGACGTGCCGCACCTCCGCCACCAGCCGGCAGAACTTCAGCCACCGCAGCACCTTGCGCACCCGCAGCAGCTCCGGCGCGAGGGCCCGCAGTGTGAGGCGCCGCGCCGTCAGCAGCGGG is a genomic window containing:
- a CDS encoding DUF790 family protein; protein product: MLTRDLLSYRVREGVLRPAFVKRDDKALLGLAQEFLAEVESSRGGRRDDVEEALALKAGAFTRPKVARGLVKLLVDRLLFDEPSPGVSEARWERLKAAALLLRTLPADATVEAYEARLAASLPSPLPEVREALYADLPGHRRLVGWDGEPVTAQGLVDRYNLALAQGPLLTARRLTLRALAPELLRVRKVLRWLKFCRLVAEVRHVGEDWSLEVEGPGAMLALQKKYGLQLASFLSVVPVLARWELTATVETARKQATLALSDKDPLLSPLPASLGHLPEEVASLAQGFQDDAWELDLTPLPRHMGASGLCVPDLTFRHRESRREVALELFHAWHARPLARRLEELRSRPDGGLLLGVDRALAKEAGEREALEAHPQVVLFHGFPSAKRLRERLARLGEEGSRR
- a CDS encoding helix-turn-helix transcriptional regulator; this encodes MEKTLASRLGGAARLARTRLNLTQADVAERIGIASEVYGRLERGHMLPSIQTFRRLCVVLSISADEALGLKPSQEVKWAAEPPSDYGESAELRRLMRRARQLDRSSIRILSVLAAQFKPKGG
- a CDS encoding response regulator codes for the protein MGAKNMLTFLFVDEDPRSLAALRRLVRDLPGCKRFARGVAEALALVREEPPAVVVSGDLLPDGDGLDLLEQVRARYPRTACALHTVRPPLTARARGITWMDRAAPPAEVHALLRALGAGGMGSPA